In Archocentrus centrarchus isolate MPI-CPG fArcCen1 chromosome 16, fArcCen1, whole genome shotgun sequence, a single window of DNA contains:
- the cicb gene encoding protein capicua homolog isoform X3, whose protein sequence is MLNANVLISTKNKWSSGVRRVSRFEDSNTEGTERIGEKKKWRRTRSALEVEKKRKTPHNLQDFVSSEEKMRPLKKHRGRSPPLTRGRGGRRRGGSQPPQEKDPKRVKRETLVKTTQNTPSKRKHSLPTAANSDKEPITNSNTPTREEPTELSKPVESAEKDGKQTEEKTEKEKIGSANGNSTMPTDSVASPTSAPAPLTTATPAIATSHSPSLGSVSSRKTATFKARVPKKKYTYEHFASNASATSAIPTSSPALVHNSYCNINSKVSDNVNTPNNHFKTSNNVSNSINKSTNSNTTSGINMTSNSCAGSHNSFINSSNSRSNSCSGNQPSVLTVDIKAIEVNHFVSMEDRTLRTADSQEGESQSGEHESEGAPNSVRSSSTDTASEHSADLDVMEAPGPGLHQKNYHIPAPLHNSHPKEPNLSEGLAEALAKGMKNQRVLARCVANGIEAANGGRSCPPSHVFRPGVVRRVSVGAVEVQLQGEETLVKYPFHGGSIMTLSGTESTVDFILDAPPPGMTPVAVGTQVCVPFGGEEGDPLLYREGIVTEVDPHPGVSFPYQVLLREEKETPGGGAIEEKEKRNANSQAVWVSRQSLRLLTPPWEVSHLDGGRAKEREREREREERQRREEMEVEREVCQLSIGMGVLGGGGRIGHGFSHDGVIGGHNYGNVHPPTHSSTVTSSVVTSTGHGCGDNYSDQERQKQPNTPEEDVEVSRFNMGHTVGHKPNPATSQHSNILSKSSGYPPSSPHLSVVRSLGPPHLSTVASPQPIPSPALLGSEMNNATLNLPPSKTTPTQTPTPTSGGGSSSTSSRSRTPLSLAQQKYKKGDVVCTPNGIRKKFNGKQWRRLCSREGCMKESQRRGYCSRHLSMRTKEMEAAGGERGGGGGGSSSGTVTPSDLRGRASSEFEWDDTSRESSEASSRGDSRPRLVLPSLLPHDLSSRFDFDECEAATMLVSLGSSRSGTPSFSPISNQSPFSPAPSPSPSPLFGFRPANFSPITASPVLQHRRHRQPSGTGGGGGGGNKTSTPAGGGERERHTSGVQPTFHNNLTFTVPMSPSKRKPDAPPPPPLPSHHHDYTPKTELEPGDHNNSFRVLSPQTPVSHSHTHTPTFSRPRGVTTPSSSRPPSSTAVSPPPLLVSPTPPSPLTTDGGPRRVVPVSQQALRDSPVIVRNPEVPLAKFTECPLGRGGGGGGGGNEGGKESTSSKDITQTHLTPQPVSGLQVPVPINAAAATVPNGTVLLRSPAQTLVLVSPTPSSLPTADTTANPLQALSVTVSTTLTAPAPSSTDSCGEQEENRGTGFGGEVQQPVPCHPSPTALLPLILPAESLHPVPRKDIIMGRPGTVWTNVEPRSVPVFPWHSLVPFLAPTQSDATSQPGEGQHPVNHPQAASLKTECQGVAALPQEPAEAPPTVERGPPSRPPPASDEPPPEKEKGDTERERPDSETESDVDDPFLPGVVPEQPLSTSPVKRRTQSLSALPKDGDKSSPGKREKDHIRRPMNAFMIFSKRHRALVHQRHPNQDNRTVSKILGEWWYALGPKEKQKYHDLAFQVKEAHFKAHPDWKWCNKDRKKSSSDSRGVPGSKDIRERSMSESTEPHSVELKGVGTGLVGVSERSTGEGHASQLTRPRAFSQSAVHSLERSDRGNTQALAELAQMCGDGGNQFSSHAPPLAQSQRGVSEDMTSDEERMVICEEEGDDDVIEDPYPSSAIDLKCKERVTDSDSENGSGDESDRKRVFAPVICSSASSSSSHHTPHGRSVSLSSYPTSKRYDEGRSGGGGFSDHRRKERGEGEGKNTFGGEEGGNGQAPSLSLASGQSVMSTSPAGGPPSSSVSSLGANPLLRVASTVVTNVMRPVISTPLPIASKPRDGGTSSSPHPSERKSLAPQHQPQLLIGSGSGSGATATGGGYYSSSSPNPIGAGVGPGGVVTNLVLGGTLPPQPSVQLITPSPQPQPSQQQALPPTAVSAQHSQTNGPLPLPLLQPQFLPASSLAPPGSKAITQVQYILPTLPANTNPKSPPQQLSQPTSVFNLPTAPPTHVSLANGKQQGGSPLAGYTSSPAVGVVSPGTRVQAQSPALQGKMLVPMATVRTAPAPAQQFPIVAPPLPVQNGAQSGSKIFQLAHMPVVQSQLPQGGAIHPASPFPVTVGTAAVVAPGSAPSQAVLLPPAPTRITYVQSTPGVPSTLPLVSTTTGSSPSQQALPVPGSAYVPSPHVTLGFTAIAPPGQTLVQPLIAGQPPLLAAAQSPQPSTSAPASGSGGQIVTAIYPPSPSVTMATGVVSMAAVPPSVVYSVSSPSSASPHILPKHTATSSIITHPHPDRQTDRHLPLDRPADRQTDRQTERQAELLTHSERQLERQTQTSSSNSSSSAAPPSGSAGSIRPCSPSLQIQTSGSTPGTPKLTLLPVRIPQKVKATVATIPVGSYEGGGRGKERERDKDREREREREKEREREAAANSHFAFDPEPAGQTASPSAHPTEEPASSDRPLEGSSASDSSDSRNKESTTTKEAGWKESLPSSPLPPPSATEPALPPPQTDKDCPTPKKVKARPPPLKKTFDSVDKTGRVLSEVYFEERFAELPEFRPEEVLPSPTLQSLATSPRAILGSYRRKRKNSTDLDSATDEQISPKRKSRRRSSCSSEPNTPKSAAKCEGDIFTFDRAAPDGEDILTELEFDKVPYTSLRRTLDQRRALVMQLFQEQGFFPSAQATAAFQTRYSDIFPTKVCLQLKIREVRQKIMQTATPSDASGLGISDSASSIPGPSGSQSGEGSGRAGGDPQDEEAEHGTEASLEDPRDSQDSSR, encoded by the exons CACAAAACACACCCTCCAAACGCAAACACAGCCTACCCACAGCCGCCAACTCTGACAAAGAACCAATCACAAACAGCAATACCCCCACGAGGGAGGAGCCTACTGAACTGAGTAAACCTGTGGAATCAGCTGAGAAGGATGGAAAGCAAACTgaagaaaagacagagaaagagaagataGGGAGCGCAAATGGAAACAGTACTATGCCCACCGATTCTGTAGCATCTCCTACCTCTGCCCCTGCGCCACTCACCACAGCTACACCCGCTATAGCCACCAGTCACAGCCCCAGTTTAGGCTCAGTTTCTAGTAGGAAAACAGCCACATTTAAGGCTCGTGTACCcaagaaaaaatacacatatgAGCACTTTGCTAGCAATGCAAGTGCTACATCTGCCATTCCTACCTCTAGCCCTGCTCTCGTGCATAACAGTTACTGCAATATCAACAGCAAAGTTAGTGATAATGTTAATACTCCCAATAACCATTTCAAGACTAGTAACAATGTTAGTAATAGCATTAATAAAAGCACTAATAGTAACACTACAAGTGGTATTAATATGACTAGCAACAGTTGTGCTGGGAGCCATAATAGTTTTATCAATAGCAGTAATAGCAGAAGTAACAGTTGCTCAGGTAATCAACCATCAGTGCTAACTGTGGACATTAAAGCTATAGAAGTAAATCATTTTGTCTCCATGGAGGATCGAACCCTCAGGACAGCAGATTCCCAGGAAGGAGAGTCCCAGTCTGGGGAACATGAGTCGGAGGGGGCCCCTAACTCAGTGCGCTCCTCCTCCACCGACACAGCTAGTGAGCACTCAGCTGACCTGGATGTGATGGAAGCACCAGGACCAGGTCTTCATCAGAAGAACTACCACATCCCAGCTCCTCTCCATAACTCGCACCCTAAAGAGCCCAATCTGTCCGAGGGACTAGCCGAAGCTCTGGCCAAAGGTATGAAGAACCAGAGAGTTCTGGCTCGCTGTGTTGCGAATGGTATTGAGGCTGCAAATGGTGGACGTTCATGCCCCCCATCACATGTGTTTAGACCAGGGGTGGTGCGTAGGGTGAGTGTGGGTGCTGTCGAAGTCCAGCTTCAAGGAGAGGAGACCCTTGTAAAATACCCTTTTCATGGTGGAAGCATAATGACGTTGTCAGGAACTGAGAGCACTGTGGATTTTATTTTGGATGCCCCCCCACCCGGCATGACACCTGTAGCTGTTGGGACCCAAGTGTGTGTGCCGTTTGGTGGAGAGGAAGGGGATCCTCTGCTGTACAGAGAGGGGATTGTTACTGAGGTGGACCCCCACCCTGGTGTCTCATTTCCTTACCAGGTGCTGCtgagggaagaaaaagaaactccAGGTGGAGGGGCgatagaagagaaagagaaaaggaatgCAAACAGCCAGGCTGTGTGGGTGTCCCGACAGAGCCTGAGATTACTCACCCCTCCTTGGGAGGTCTCACATTTAGATGGTGGGAGAGCAAAGGAGAGAGAGCGGGAGAGGGAAAGGGAAGAGAGGCAGCGGCGGGAGGAGATGGAGGTCGAGAGAGAAGTTTGCCAGCTCAGTATTGGAATGGGGgtactgggaggtggaggaaGGATTGGTCATGGTTTTTCGCATGACGGAGTTATAGGAGGGCATAACTATGGAAACgtacatccacccacccattcCTCCACTGTGACTTCTAGTGTGGTTACCAGCACAGGTCACGGATGCGGAGATAATTACTCTGACcaagaaagacagaaacagcCAAACACACCAGAAGAAGATGTTGAGGTATCTCGTTTTAACATGGGCCACACTGTTGGTCATAAACCAAATCCTGCGACCTCTCAGCACAGCAACATCCTCTCCAAGTCCAGCGGCTACCCTCCCTCTTCCCCCCACCTCTCTGTGGTGAGGAGCTTGGGACCCCCACACCTTTCTACTGTAGCTAGTCCTCAGCCAATCCCATCTCCTGCCTTACTGGGGTCTGAAATGAACAACGCCACTTTAAACCTACCTCCATCCAAAACCACTCCCACACAGACACCTACTCCCACTTCTGGTGGGGGGTCCTCCTCTACTTCCTCACGCTCCAGGACTCCCCTTTCATTGGCTCAGCAGAAATACAAAAAGGGCGATGTTGTTTGCACGCCTAATGGTATCCGTAAGAAGTTCAACGGTAAGCAGTGGAGGAGGCTGTGCTCCAGAGAGGGTTGCATGAAGGAGTCTCAGCGCCGAGGATACTGCTCCAGACACTTGTCCATGAGGACCAAAGAGATGGAGGCTGCAGGtggagagaggggaggaggaggaggaggcagcagCTCAGGGACAGTCACCCCTTCTGACCTGCGGGGAAGAGCAAGCAGTGAGTTTGAGTGGGACGACACATCCAGAGAGAGCAGTGAggccagcagcagaggagactCCAGACCCCGATTGGTCCTCCCTTCCCTCCTCCCTCATGACCTGTCGTCACGGTTTGACTTTGATGAGTGTGAGGCTGCCACCATGCTTGTGTCATTAGGGAGCTCCCGCTCTGGCACCCCCTCCTTTTCTCCCATCTCCAACCAGTCACCCTTTTCCCCTGCCCCCTCTCCCTCACCCTCTCCACTGTTCGGTTTCAGGCCGGCCAACTTCTCCCCAATTACTGCCTCCCCGGTCCTACAACATCGGAGGCACAGGCAGCCCAGTGGcacagggggaggagggggagggggcaATAAGACATCAAccccagctggaggaggagaaagggagAGACACACTTCAGGCGTCCAGCCCACCTTCCACAATAACCTCACTTTTACAGTCCCCATGAGCCCCAGCAAGCGAAAGCCGGATGCACCTCCTCCACCACCCCTGCCCTCACATCACCACGATTACACACCCAAAACAGAGCTGGAGCCGGGAGATCATAACAACTCTTTTAGAGTGTTGTCCCCCCAAACGCCAGTTTCacattcccacacacacacccccaccttCTCCCGACCCAGAGGAGTGACCACTCCCTCCTCCAGCAGGCCCCCATCCTCCACTGCtgtctcccctcctcctcttctggtGTCCCcaactcctccttctcctctcacTACCGATGGAGGGCCTCGTCGTGTGGTCCCTGTTTCCCAACAGGCCTTGCGGGACTCTCCTGTCATTGTAAGGAATCCCGAAGTCCCACTGGCAAAATTTACAGAGTGTCCCttgggaagaggaggaggaggaggtggcggTGGAAACGAGGGAGGGAAGGAAAGCACTTCATCTAAAGACATCACCCAAACCCACCTTACTCCTCAGCCAGTTTCTGGACTCCAGGTTCCCGTCCCAATTAAtgctgctgcagccacagtACCCAATGGCACCGTCCTTTTACGCAGCCCGGCCCAAACTCTGGTGCTCGTGTCCCCGACACCATCCTCCCTGCCCACCGCTGACACCACCGCTAATCCCCTGCAGGCCCTGTCAGTTACCGTCAGCACAACCCTCACAGCTCCCGCTCCAAGTAGTACGGACAGCTGTGGGGAACAAGAGGAGAACAGGGGCACGGGGTTTGGTGGTGAGGTCCAGCAGCCAGTTCCCTGTCACCCCTCCCCTACTGCTCTGCTGCCCCTGATCCTGCCAGCGGAAAGTCTTCACCCCGTCCCACGAAAGGACATCATCATGGGACGTCCAGGCACAG TGTGGACCAATGTAGAGCCCCGGTCAGTTCCAGTCTTCCCTTGGCATTCATTGGTCCCCTTTCTGGCACCCACCCAGTCAGATGCTACTTCTCAGCCAGGAGAGGGCCAGCACCCAGTCAACCACCCCCAAGCAGCCAGTCTGAAGACAG aGTGTCAGGGGGTGGCAGCGCTGCCACAGGAGCCTGCAGAGGCACCTCCCACTGTAGAGAGAGGTCCCCCATCAAGGCCTCCCCCTGCCTCAGATGAGCCGCctccagagaaagagaaaggagatacagagagggagaggcctgacAGTGAAACTGAGAGTGATGTTGATGACCC CTTCCTTCCAGGAGTCGTACCAGAGCAGCCTCTCTCTACATCACCAGTAAAGAGACGTACTCAGTCCCTCAGTGCGCTGCCCAAAGATGGAGACAAGAGCAGCCCTGGAAag AGAGAGAAGGACCACATCAGGCGACCAATGAATGCCTTTATGATTTTCAGTAAGCGCCATCGAGCATTGGTGCACCAGCGGCACCCAAACCAGGACAACAGGACAGTCAGCAAGATTCTTGGGGAGTGGTGGTACGCTCTGGGAcctaaagagaaacagaaatacCATGATCTGGCATTCCAG GTGAAAGAGGCCCACTTCAAGGCCCACCCAGACTGGAAGTGGTgcaacaaagacagaaagaagtCCAGCTCTGATAGTCGTGGGGTACCAGGGAGCAAAGATATCAGAGAGCGGAGCATGTCTGAATCCACAG AGCCCCATTCTGTGGAGCTGAAGGGTGTTGGTACAGGGCTGGTGGGCGTGTCTGAGAGGAGTACAGGAGAGGGGCATGCGAGCCAGCTTACCCGCCCCAGAGCCTTCTCTCAAAGTGCCGTCCACAGCCTGGAGCGGAGTGACAGGGGTAATACGCAAGCCCTTGCAGAACTGGCACAg ATGTGTGGGGATGGTGGCAATCAGTTCTCGAGTCATGCCCCTCCCTTGGCACAGTCTCAGCGTGGGGTCAGCGAGGACATGACCAGTGATGAGGAGCGCATGGTCATCTGTGAGGAGGAGGGAGATGATGACGTCATTG AGGACCCTTATCCCAGCAGCGCCATAGATCTGAAGTGTAAAGAGCGTGTCACTGACAGTGATAGTGAGAACGGTTCAGGTGATGAAAGTGATCGAAAG AGAGTTTTTGCTCCAGTCATCTGCTCTtctgcttcctcctcttcctcacaccATACTCCTCACGGCAGGAgtgtctctctgtcctcttaCCCCACCAGCAAGCGTTATGATGAGGGGAGATCTGGAGGGGGAGGGTTTTCAGACCACAGGAGGaaggaaagaggagagggagagggtaAGAACACATTTGGAGGTGAGGAAGGCGGAAATGGGCAagccccttctctctctctcgcttctGGCCAGTCAGTCATGTCCACTTCTCCAGCCGGAGGGCCTCCTTCCTCGTCAGTAAGTTCACTGGGCGCAAACCCACTCCTGAGGGTAGCCTCCACGGTGGTGACCAATGTAATGCGTCCTGTTATCAGCACACCACTCCCTATTGCCAGCAAACCTAGAGATGGAGGCACTTCATCCAGCCCTCATCCATCAGAAAGGAAGTCCCTGGCTCCCCAGCATCAGCCACAACTCCTGATTGGTTCAGGATCAGGAAGTGGGGCCACAGCCACAGGGGGTGGGTACTACTCTTCATCATCACCCAATCCTATAGGTGCAGGTGTGGGCCCAGGTGGTGTAGTGACTAATTTGGTGTTAGGAGGGACTTTGCCTCCCCAACCCTCTGTACAGCTTATCACCCCCTCCCCACAGCCCCAGCCATCCCAGCAGCAGGCTCTGCCACCCACTGCTGTCTCAGCTCAACATAGCCAAACCAACGGGCCCCTGCCTCTTCCACTGCTTCAGCCCCAGTTCCTTCCTGCTTCCTCCCTGGCACCCCCTGGGAGTAAGGCCATCACTCAAGTTCAGTACATTCTGCCCACCCTACCTGCCAACACCAACCCCAAAAGTCCACCTCAGCAGCTCAGCCAGCCAACCAGTGTCTTCAACCTGCCCACAGCTCCACCGACACATGTGTCCTTGGCCAATGGAAAGCAGCAGGGCGGAAGTCCGCTGGCGGGATATACGTCCAGCCCGGCAGTGGGAGTGGTCAGCCCAGGAACTAGAG TGCAAGCACAGTCTCCGGCGCTCCAGGGTAAAATGCTTGTTCCCATGGCAACAGTGCGGACTGCACCAGCCCCTGCCCAGCAGTTTCCGATTGTGGCTCCACCTCTTCCTGTCCAGAATGGAGCTCAGTCAGGAAGCAAG atctTCCAGCTAGCTCACATGCCAGTTGTCCAGTCCCAACTGCCTCAGGGTGGAGCAATACATCCTGCCAGCCCCTTCCCCGTAACAGTGGGCACAGCTGCTGTGGTAGCGCCAGGATCAGCCCCCTCCCAGGCTGTTCTGCTCCCGCCAGCACCTACAAG GATCACCTATGTCCAGTCAACTCCAGGGGTCCCATCCACCCTGCCGCTAGTCTCCACTACAACAGGTTCCTCCCCTTCACAGCAAGCTCTGCCAGTCCCCGGATCTGCATACGTACCCTCGCCCCATGTAACACTTGGGTTCACAGCCATCGCCCCACCTGGACAGACACTGGTACAACCACTGATTGCAG GTCAACCACCACTCCTAGCCGCAGCTCAGTCTCCACAGCCCTCCACCTCAGCCCCTGCTTCAGGCTCCGGGGGCCAGATAGTAACTGCCATCTACCCTCCTTCACCTAgcgtcaccatggcaacaggggTGGTCTCCATGGCAGCAGTACCCCCCAGCGTGGTCTACTCTGTCTCCAGCCCGTCGAGTGCTTCTCCCCACATCCTTCCCAAACACACAGCAACCTCCTCCATCATCACGCACCCACATCCggacagacagactgacaggcACCTGCCTTTGGACAGACCTGCAGATCGGCAAACTGACAGGCAGACGGAGAGGCAGGCAGAACTGCTGACACATTCGGAAAGACAGCTTGAGAGGCAGACACAGACCtcgagcagcaacagcagcagctcagcggCGCCTCCCAGTGGCTCAGCTGGGTCCATAAGACCCTGCAGTCCCTCGCTTCAGATCCAAACATCCG GAAGTACACCAGGCACACCCAAGCTCACTCTGCTTCCAGTCAGGATCCCACAGAAAGTGAAGGCAACAGTGGCGACCATTCCTGTTGGCAGCTATGAAGGAGGAGGCcgagggaaggagagagagcgtgacaaagacagggagagagagagggagcgagaaAAGGAGCGGGAAAGGGAAGCTGCAGCCAACAGCCATTTTGCCTTTGATCCCGAGCCGGCGGGGCAGACCGCGTCTCCATCAGCACATCCCACCGAGGAGCCGGCATCCTCTGACAGACCGCTGGAGGGCTCCAGTGCTTCAGACTCCTCTGACTCAAGGAACAAGGAAAGCACAACCACCAAAGAG GCTGGGTGGAAGGagtctctcccttcctctcctctccccccTCCATCAGCCACAGAGCCTGCCCTGCCACCCCCACAGACTGACAAAGATTGTCCTACACCCAAAAAAGTCAAAGCCCGCCCACCGCCTCTAAAGAAGACCTTTGACTCCGTTGACAA gaCTGGAAGGGTGCTGTCAGAGGTGTATTTTGAGGAGCGATTTGCTGAGCTGCCCGAGTTTCGGCCCGAGGAGGTTTTGCCGTCACCTACTCTGCAGAGCCTGGCCACTTCACCTCGTGCCATTCTAGGCAGCTATCGCCGCAAGAGGAAGAACTCAACAG ATTTGGACTCAGCTACAGATGAGCAAATCTCGCCGAAGAGAAAGAGTCGGCGGCGTTCCAGCTGCAGCTCCGAGCCCAACACGCCTAAAAGTGCCGCTAAATGCGAGGGGGACATCTTCACCTTTGACAGAGCGG CACCAGATGGAGAAGACatcctgactgaactggagttTGATAAGGTGCCGTACACCTCCCTACGACGAACACTGGACCAGAGGAGAGCGCTGGTTATGCAGCTGTTCCAGGAGCAGGGCTTCTTCCCATCAG CTCAGGCCACTGCAGCCTTCCAGACAAGATACTCCGATATATTCCCCACCAAGgtgtgtctgcagctgaagATAAGAGAGGTGCGGCAGAAGATCATGCAGACAGCTACTCCTTCTGATGCCTCTGGTTTAGgcatctcagactctgccaGCTCCATCCCTGGACCTTCCGGCTCCCAGTCAGGGGAAGGATCTGGGAGAGCGGGTGGAGACCCACAGGATGAAGAAGCAGAACACGGAACAGAAGCGAGCCTGGAGGATCCTCGTGATTCACAGGATTCTTCTAGATGA